A genomic stretch from Bradyrhizobium sp. 195 includes:
- a CDS encoding 50S ribosomal protein L11 methyltransferase yields the protein MQPSPTHRASFSIGSEADARRVVDVLTEVFFEGDAAVAAFERPDGQWDVTLHFAEAPDQVLLRELVVTSAGNEIADTLIFDTMEAKDWVKASLEDLVPVPAGRFVVHGSHDRGRVTANKLKIEIEAALAFGTGHHGTTRGCLLLLDHVLKSSRPRNLLDLGTGTGVLAIAAAKALHRHVLASDIDPPSVRVAAENAGLNEVGNLVRVIRATGFAAPDFSQAGPFDLVLANILANPLRQLAGPMARHLAPGGRVILSGLLTHQAPAVIAAYRARGLVPLKHLRIEGWSSLLLRKMGWPAVP from the coding sequence ATGCAGCCTTCTCCGACCCATCGCGCCAGCTTTTCGATCGGCAGCGAGGCCGACGCCAGGCGCGTCGTCGACGTGCTCACCGAGGTATTTTTCGAGGGCGATGCGGCGGTCGCCGCCTTCGAGCGCCCGGACGGACAATGGGACGTCACGCTGCATTTCGCCGAGGCGCCCGACCAGGTGCTATTGCGCGAACTCGTTGTAACTTCGGCAGGAAATGAGATTGCCGATACCCTCATCTTCGACACGATGGAGGCCAAGGACTGGGTCAAGGCCAGCCTGGAAGATCTCGTCCCGGTGCCGGCCGGCCGTTTTGTCGTGCACGGCAGCCACGACCGCGGCCGCGTGACGGCGAATAAGCTCAAGATCGAGATCGAGGCCGCGCTCGCCTTCGGCACCGGCCACCACGGCACCACCCGCGGCTGTTTACTGCTGCTTGACCATGTCCTGAAGAGTTCCCGTCCGAGGAACCTGCTCGACCTCGGCACCGGGACGGGCGTGCTGGCGATCGCCGCGGCGAAAGCATTGCACCGCCACGTGCTCGCCTCCGACATCGACCCGCCGTCGGTGCGGGTGGCGGCCGAGAATGCGGGGCTGAATGAAGTTGGCAACCTGGTGCGGGTGATTCGCGCCACCGGCTTCGCCGCGCCGGATTTTAGCCAGGCCGGTCCGTTCGACCTGGTGCTGGCCAACATCCTTGCCAACCCGCTCAGGCAATTGGCGGGCCCGATGGCGCGGCATCTCGCGCCCGGCGGACGCGTCATCCTCTCCGGCCTGCTGACGCACCAGGCCCCCGCCGTGATCGCCGCCTACCGCGCGCGCGGCCTCGTGCCGTTGAAGCATCTGCGGATCGAGGGGTGGAGCAGCTTGCTGCTGCGGAAGATGGGATGGCCAGCGGTGCCGTAG
- the recN gene encoding DNA repair protein RecN, with translation MLARLSIRDIVLIERLDIEFATGLAVLTGETGAGKSILLDAFALALGGRGDAGLVRHGADQGQVTAMFDIPKNHPATKILAENGLEDTGEMILRRVQLADGRTRAFINDQSISVQTLKAVGAALVEIHGQHDERALVDAATHRRLLDAFAGLEKDVAAVEALWDARRTANTALEEHRAGMERAAREADYLRHASDELKQLAPKEGEETSLASRRTTMMQGEKIASDLREAQEAVGGNHSPVASLSAAVRRLERRGVNSPALVEPAVKAIDAAINALEEADQHLQAALAATDFDPSELERIEERLFALRAASRKYSTPVDGLAALAARYAADVVLIDAGASRLKKLEQAAIEADSRYAAAAKKLSLVRQKSAEKLNKAVNAELAPLKLERAKFMTQVATDEAAPGPQGFDRVEFWVQTNPGTKPGPMMKVASGGELSRFLLALKVVLSDRGSAPTLVFDEIDTGVGGAVADAIGGRLARLAGKVQVMAVTHAPQVAARADQHLLISKDALDKGKRVATRVNALAADHRREEIARMLAGAEITAEARAAAERLLKAATA, from the coding sequence ATGCTGGCGCGTCTGTCGATCCGTGACATCGTCCTGATCGAACGGCTCGATATCGAATTCGCCACCGGGCTTGCGGTTTTGACCGGCGAGACTGGGGCGGGCAAATCCATCCTGCTCGATGCTTTTGCGCTTGCGCTCGGCGGCCGCGGCGACGCCGGCCTCGTGCGCCACGGCGCGGACCAGGGGCAGGTCACTGCCATGTTCGATATCCCCAAGAATCACCCCGCGACGAAGATCCTCGCCGAGAACGGTCTGGAGGACACCGGCGAGATGATTCTCCGCCGCGTGCAGCTCGCCGACGGCCGCACCCGGGCCTTCATCAACGACCAGTCGATCAGCGTGCAGACGCTGAAGGCGGTCGGTGCCGCCCTGGTCGAGATCCACGGCCAGCACGACGAGCGCGCGCTCGTCGATGCCGCCACCCACCGCCGCCTGCTCGACGCGTTCGCGGGCCTGGAGAAGGACGTCGCCGCGGTCGAAGCACTGTGGGACGCGCGCCGCACCGCCAACACCGCGCTGGAGGAGCATCGCGCCGGCATGGAGCGCGCCGCGCGGGAGGCCGACTATCTGCGCCACGCCTCCGACGAGCTCAAGCAGCTCGCGCCCAAGGAGGGCGAGGAGACTTCGCTGGCGTCCCGCCGCACCACCATGATGCAGGGCGAGAAGATCGCCTCCGATTTGCGCGAGGCGCAGGAAGCGGTCGGCGGCAACCATTCGCCGGTCGCCTCGCTGTCCGCCGCCGTGCGCCGGCTGGAGCGACGTGGCGTCAATTCGCCGGCGCTGGTCGAGCCCGCCGTGAAGGCGATCGACGCCGCCATCAACGCGCTGGAGGAGGCCGACCAGCACCTCCAGGCAGCGCTCGCCGCGACCGATTTCGATCCTTCAGAGCTCGAACGCATCGAGGAGCGCCTGTTCGCGCTGAGGGCCGCCTCGCGCAAATATTCGACGCCGGTCGACGGGCTCGCCGCGCTGGCCGCCAGATATGCCGCCGACGTCGTGCTGATCGATGCCGGTGCCTCGCGCCTGAAGAAGCTGGAGCAGGCCGCGATCGAGGCTGATAGCCGCTATGCCGCAGCCGCCAAGAAGCTGTCGCTGGTGCGGCAGAAATCGGCGGAGAAGCTCAACAAGGCCGTCAACGCGGAGCTTGCGCCGCTGAAGCTCGAACGCGCGAAATTCATGACCCAGGTTGCGACCGACGAGGCAGCTCCGGGGCCGCAAGGCTTCGACCGCGTCGAGTTCTGGGTGCAGACCAATCCGGGCACCAAGCCTGGACCGATGATGAAGGTCGCCTCCGGCGGCGAACTCTCGCGCTTCCTGCTGGCGCTCAAGGTCGTGCTGTCCGACCGCGGTTCGGCGCCGACGCTGGTGTTCGACGAAATCGACACCGGCGTGGGCGGTGCGGTCGCCGACGCCATCGGCGGGCGCCTGGCGCGGCTTGCCGGCAAGGTCCAGGTGATGGCCGTGACCCACGCCCCGCAGGTTGCCGCCCGCGCCGATCAGCATCTGCTCATCTCCAAGGATGCCCTCGACAAGGGCAAGCGCGTCGCCACCCGCGTCAATGCGCTCGCCGCCGACCACCGCCGCGAGGAAATCGCCCGCATGCTGGCCGGCGCCGAGATCACGGCGGAGGCGAGGGCAGCGGCGGAACGGCTGCTGAAGGCGGCCACGGCTTAG
- a CDS encoding aminopeptidase P family protein, which yields MFEAHFQTFEEPEAGVALTARLAALREELARRKLTGFVIPRADQQQNEYVPPSEERLAWLTGFTGSAGFAVVLTREAALFVDGRYTLQAAKQVDAKAWAVESLIDPPPESWVSAHLKAGDRLGFDPWLHTFTAAERLSAACAKAGAELVAVDSNPIDAIWQDRPQPPLAPVAIHGLAHAGVTEAEKLTQIRSEIGKLGVDALVLSDSHAVAWTFNIRGADVAHTPLPLSYALVPKDGRPTIFIDHRKLSNLTRDHLEQAADVREPDAMAPTLMALAKSGGSIALDSATAADAISRLIAGAGGKPVRGSDPIALLKAVKNATEIKGTQTAHRRDAVALARFLAFIDREAASGKLTEIDAVEALETFRRDTGALKDVSFPTISGTGPNGAIVHYRVTRKSNRRIASGDLLLIDSGAQYEDGTTDVTRTMAVGEPTDEMRDRFTRVLRGHIAIARAIFPDGTTGAQLDTLARQYLWAAGVDFEHGTGHGVGSYLSVHEGPARISKLGTTPLKRGMILSNEPGYYKTDGFGIRIENLELVVAADIKSAEKPMNAFETLTLAPIDRRLIDAAMLSEDELAWLNAYHARVRAEVRPALDEATKAWLDQATAELTG from the coding sequence ATGTTCGAAGCACACTTCCAGACATTCGAGGAGCCGGAGGCCGGCGTCGCATTGACCGCACGGCTGGCCGCACTTCGCGAAGAACTCGCCCGCCGCAAGCTGACCGGCTTCGTCATTCCACGCGCCGATCAGCAGCAGAACGAATATGTGCCGCCGTCGGAAGAGCGGCTGGCCTGGCTGACCGGGTTCACGGGTTCGGCGGGATTCGCGGTGGTTCTGACCCGGGAGGCCGCATTGTTCGTCGACGGCCGCTACACGCTTCAGGCCGCCAAGCAGGTCGATGCAAAGGCCTGGGCCGTGGAATCGCTGATTGACCCGCCGCCGGAGAGCTGGGTGTCGGCGCATCTGAAAGCCGGTGACCGCCTTGGATTTGATCCATGGCTGCACACTTTTACGGCAGCCGAACGCCTGTCCGCCGCCTGCGCCAAGGCCGGCGCCGAGCTGGTTGCGGTCGACAGCAATCCAATCGACGCGATCTGGCAGGACCGCCCGCAGCCGCCGCTCGCCCCCGTCGCCATCCACGGACTGGCACATGCCGGCGTTACGGAGGCTGAGAAGCTGACGCAGATCCGAAGCGAGATCGGAAAGCTCGGTGTCGATGCGCTGGTGCTATCTGACAGCCACGCGGTCGCCTGGACCTTCAACATCCGCGGCGCCGACGTCGCCCATACCCCGCTGCCGCTGTCCTACGCCCTCGTGCCGAAGGACGGACGTCCCACCATCTTCATCGACCATCGCAAGCTCTCCAACCTCACGCGCGACCATCTCGAGCAGGCCGCCGACGTGCGCGAGCCCGACGCGATGGCGCCGACGCTGATGGCGCTGGCCAAGAGCGGCGGATCGATCGCGCTCGACAGCGCCACCGCGGCCGACGCAATCAGTCGGCTGATCGCGGGCGCCGGCGGCAAGCCGGTGCGCGGCAGCGATCCGATTGCACTGCTCAAAGCGGTCAAGAACGCGACCGAGATCAAGGGCACGCAGACGGCGCATCGGCGCGACGCCGTGGCGCTGGCGCGCTTCCTCGCCTTCATCGACCGCGAGGCCGCAAGCGGCAAGCTCACCGAGATCGACGCGGTCGAGGCGCTGGAAACGTTTCGCCGCGACACCGGCGCGCTGAAGGACGTGTCGTTTCCGACCATCTCCGGCACCGGCCCGAACGGCGCCATCGTACACTACCGCGTCACCCGCAAGAGCAACCGGCGGATCGCCTCCGGCGACCTGCTGCTGATCGATTCCGGTGCGCAGTACGAAGACGGCACCACCGACGTCACACGCACCATGGCGGTGGGCGAGCCGACGGACGAGATGCGCGACCGCTTCACCCGCGTGCTGCGCGGCCATATCGCGATCGCGCGCGCGATCTTTCCGGACGGCACCACGGGCGCGCAGCTCGACACGCTGGCACGGCAATACCTCTGGGCCGCCGGCGTCGATTTCGAGCATGGCACCGGCCATGGCGTCGGCAGCTATCTCTCGGTGCACGAAGGTCCGGCGCGGATCTCGAAGCTCGGGACCACGCCGCTGAAGCGCGGCATGATCCTCTCCAACGAGCCCGGCTACTACAAGACCGACGGCTTCGGCATCCGCATCGAGAATCTCGAGCTGGTCGTCGCCGCCGACATCAAGAGCGCCGAGAAGCCGATGAACGCGTTCGAGACCCTGACCCTGGCGCCGATCGACCGCCGGCTCATCGACGCAGCGATGCTGAGCGAGGATGAGCTCGCCTGGCTCAATGCCTACCACGCCCGCGTTCGGGCCGAGGTGCGGCCGGCGCTCGATGAGGCGACGAAGGCCTGGCTCGATCAAGCGACGGCGGAGCTGACGGGTTAG
- a CDS encoding outer membrane protein assembly factor BamD: MSAQRMTRGYFSVSPRARGPLQAVTFIMLALPLAGCGTGSLWDKFTAKDDTFVEEPADKIYNEGLYLMNEKKDMKAANRKFEEVDRQHPYSEWARKSLLMSAYASYQGGDFDGCIGAATRYVTLHPGSPDAAYAQYLIAASHYDQIPDTSRDQARTEKAIAALEEVVRKYPNSEYATSAKAKIEGARDQLAGKEMNVGRYYAQKRDYTAAINRYKTVVTQYQTTRHVEEALFRLTEAYLAIGIVGEAQTAAAVLGHNFPDSRWYKDAYNLVKSGGLEPSENQGSWISRTFKKMGLG; encoded by the coding sequence ATGTCGGCACAGCGTATGACGCGCGGATATTTCTCGGTCTCGCCGCGAGCCCGTGGGCCGCTTCAGGCCGTCACCTTCATCATGCTCGCGCTGCCGCTCGCCGGCTGCGGCACCGGCTCGCTCTGGGACAAGTTCACTGCCAAGGACGACACCTTCGTCGAGGAGCCCGCCGACAAGATCTACAATGAGGGCCTGTACCTCATGAACGAGAAGAAGGACATGAAGGCGGCGAACAGGAAGTTCGAAGAGGTCGACCGCCAGCATCCTTATTCCGAATGGGCCCGCAAATCGCTGCTGATGTCGGCCTATGCGTCCTATCAGGGCGGCGACTTCGACGGCTGCATCGGCGCCGCCACCCGCTACGTCACGCTGCATCCCGGCAGCCCGGATGCGGCCTATGCGCAATATCTGATCGCGGCCTCCCATTACGACCAGATCCCGGACACCAGCCGCGACCAGGCCCGCACCGAGAAGGCGATCGCCGCTCTGGAAGAGGTGGTGCGCAAATATCCCAACTCGGAATATGCGACGTCGGCCAAGGCCAAGATCGAGGGTGCGCGCGACCAGCTCGCCGGCAAGGAAATGAATGTCGGCCGCTACTACGCACAGAAGCGCGACTACACGGCGGCGATCAACCGCTACAAGACCGTCGTCACGCAGTACCAGACCACCCGCCATGTCGAGGAGGCGCTGTTCCGGCTCACCGAGGCCTATTTGGCGATCGGCATCGTCGGCGAGGCGCAGACCGCGGCAGCCGTGCTTGGGCACAATTTTCCTGACAGTCGCTGGTACAAGGACGCCTATAATCTTGTAAAATCCGGCGGTCTCGAACCGAGCGAGAATCAGGGGTCTTGGATCAGCCGGACCTTCAAGAAGATGGGTCTCGGCTAG
- a CDS encoding multidrug effflux MFS transporter, which produces MHGIISKPPKAATNLATSRVVLLLLVVMTGVAPISLYILVPALPVLATTFGRDISIAQMTVSLYMVGIALSQLIMGPLSDKFGRRPVLLGGLALMVVASIACIFAETLPQLIAARFFQALGGASGMVVSRAIIRDIYARDRVASMISLVVAALMIGQMVSPLTGGLIETAFGWRAIFYVITVAAIIVAAGIAIALPETRRDRAVGSGGFRSDVGTLIKSRAFIGYVMCQVLASQIIFTFAGGGPYIVVTQMGRTSAEYGAWFATTGFAYLVGNLLCVRFAPRHSLAKLIWFGLALQLAGSLLNLLWSFTGWNEAPAWLFGTQMIVMVGNAFVMANSAAGAISIRPEAAGTASGAMGFLQQGIGALMSQFGAYLGGHSATTLPLTAAVLAISLLCACMMFFVVPRREVVVSEALIGQAEEEETGMMWGVARSSASLRAQRSNPDCYLR; this is translated from the coding sequence ATGCACGGCATCATCAGCAAGCCGCCAAAAGCGGCAACCAACCTTGCGACCTCGCGCGTGGTGTTGCTGCTGCTCGTCGTCATGACCGGGGTCGCGCCGATCTCGCTCTACATCCTGGTTCCGGCGCTGCCCGTGCTGGCGACGACGTTCGGGCGCGACATCTCGATCGCGCAGATGACGGTGTCGCTCTACATGGTCGGCATCGCGCTGTCGCAGCTCATCATGGGGCCATTGTCGGACAAGTTCGGCCGGCGCCCGGTGCTGCTCGGGGGCCTTGCGCTGATGGTCGTGGCGAGCATCGCCTGCATCTTCGCCGAAACCCTGCCGCAACTGATCGCAGCGCGTTTCTTCCAGGCGCTCGGCGGCGCCTCCGGCATGGTGGTGAGCCGCGCCATCATCCGCGACATCTACGCGCGCGACCGCGTCGCGTCCATGATCAGCCTCGTGGTCGCCGCGCTCATGATCGGCCAGATGGTCTCGCCGCTCACCGGCGGCCTGATCGAGACCGCATTCGGCTGGCGCGCGATCTTCTACGTCATCACCGTCGCCGCGATCATTGTCGCCGCTGGCATCGCGATCGCATTGCCGGAGACGCGCCGCGACCGCGCGGTCGGCAGCGGCGGCTTTCGCAGCGACGTCGGCACCCTGATCAAGAGCCGCGCCTTCATCGGCTACGTCATGTGCCAGGTGCTGGCGTCCCAGATCATCTTCACTTTTGCCGGTGGTGGGCCTTACATCGTCGTGACGCAGATGGGCCGAACCAGTGCCGAATACGGCGCGTGGTTCGCCACGACCGGTTTCGCCTATCTGGTCGGAAATCTGCTCTGCGTGCGCTTTGCGCCGCGGCACTCGCTGGCGAAGCTGATCTGGTTCGGGCTCGCGCTCCAGCTCGCCGGCAGCCTGTTGAATTTGCTGTGGAGTTTTACCGGCTGGAACGAAGCGCCCGCCTGGCTCTTCGGCACGCAGATGATCGTGATGGTCGGCAATGCCTTCGTGATGGCGAATTCCGCGGCCGGCGCGATCAGCATCCGCCCCGAAGCCGCCGGCACCGCGTCGGGCGCCATGGGCTTTCTGCAGCAGGGGATTGGCGCGCTGATGTCGCAATTCGGCGCCTATCTCGGCGGTCACTCGGCAACGACGCTGCCGCTGACCGCCGCGGTGCTGGCGATCTCGCTGCTCTGTGCCTGCATGATGTTCTTCGTCGTTCCCCGCCGCGAAGTCGTGGTCAGCGAGGCGCTGATCGGGCAGGCGGAAGAAGAAGAGACAGGGATGATGTGGGGGGTGGCGCGCTCCTCCGCGTCATTGCGAGCGCAGCGAAGCAATCCAGACTGCTACCTGCGGTAA
- the ligA gene encoding NAD-dependent DNA ligase LigA encodes MARAAKSKPLRDVADLTKAQAKVEHMRLSLEIEGHNERYYQEDAPTVTDAEYDALRQRFNAIEKRFPEFVTADSPSQKVGAAPSGRFKKVRHSVPMLSLDNAFAEEDVRDFVGRIVRFLKLDDDKVNFSAEPKIDGLSMSLRYEGGELVTAATRGDGAVGEDVTANIRTLEDVPQKLKGRNVPDICEVRGEVYMTKKAFLALNERQKAAGDTIFANPRNSAAGSLRQKDPTITASRPLGFFAYAWGEMSAMPEGTQSGMIGWFERCGFKTNPLTKLCHSVEELIAFHQSIEEERAELDYDIDGVVYKVDRIDWQERLGFVSRTPRWGIAHKFPAERAMTVLRDIEIQVGRTGSFTPVGKLEPVGVGGVIVQNVTLHNEDYIKGIGNKGEVLREGRDIRIGDTVVIQRAGDVIPQVVDVVLDKRPKTAREFHLPKKCPCPLHTDVVRGETAAGEEESRSRCTGEFACPYQKIEHLKLFVSRRAFDIDGLGEKQLQYFFDEGWVKEPAEIFTLEKRNSKLKLEEIEGYGATSVRNLFGAIESRRKIALERFVYALGMRHVGETTALALARGYGSWDAFHDACLKVAHGDEEAMADMDALDQIGDTVIKSIADYFGESHNRGIVERLTSEIEIIDAEKPKSNSAVAGKTVVFTGSLEKMTRDEAKATAERLGAKVSGSVSKKTDLVVAGPGAGSKLAEANKHGVQVLTEDEWLKLIGE; translated from the coding sequence ATGGCAAGAGCAGCAAAATCGAAACCACTTCGCGACGTCGCCGACCTCACCAAGGCGCAGGCCAAGGTCGAGCACATGCGGTTGTCGCTCGAGATCGAGGGGCATAACGAGCGCTACTATCAGGAGGATGCGCCCACCGTCACCGACGCCGAATACGACGCGTTACGCCAGCGCTTCAATGCCATCGAGAAGCGCTTTCCGGAATTTGTCACGGCAGACTCGCCCTCGCAGAAGGTCGGCGCGGCGCCGTCCGGCCGCTTCAAGAAGGTCCGGCATTCCGTCCCGATGCTGTCGCTCGACAATGCCTTTGCCGAAGAGGACGTGCGCGACTTCGTCGGCCGTATCGTGCGCTTTCTGAAGCTCGACGACGACAAGGTCAATTTCTCCGCCGAGCCGAAGATCGACGGCCTCTCGATGTCGCTACGCTATGAGGGCGGCGAGCTCGTCACTGCGGCGACGCGCGGCGACGGCGCGGTGGGCGAGGACGTCACCGCCAACATCCGTACCCTCGAAGACGTGCCGCAGAAGCTGAAAGGCCGCAACGTCCCCGACATCTGCGAGGTCCGCGGCGAGGTCTACATGACCAAGAAGGCGTTCCTCGCGCTCAACGAGCGGCAGAAGGCGGCGGGCGATACCATTTTCGCCAATCCACGCAATTCGGCCGCGGGCTCGCTCCGGCAGAAGGACCCGACCATCACCGCTTCGCGTCCGCTCGGCTTCTTTGCCTATGCCTGGGGCGAGATGAGCGCGATGCCCGAGGGGACGCAGAGCGGCATGATCGGCTGGTTCGAGCGCTGCGGCTTCAAGACCAATCCGCTGACCAAGTTGTGCCACTCCGTGGAGGAGCTGATCGCGTTCCACCAGAGCATCGAGGAAGAGCGCGCCGAACTCGACTACGATATTGATGGCGTCGTCTACAAGGTCGACCGCATCGACTGGCAGGAGCGGCTCGGCTTCGTCTCGCGCACGCCGCGCTGGGGCATCGCGCACAAATTCCCGGCCGAGCGCGCCATGACGGTGCTGCGTGACATCGAGATCCAGGTCGGCCGCACCGGCTCGTTCACGCCGGTCGGCAAGCTCGAACCGGTCGGGGTCGGCGGCGTGATCGTGCAGAACGTCACGCTGCACAACGAGGACTACATCAAGGGCATCGGCAACAAGGGCGAGGTGCTGCGCGAGGGCCGCGACATCAGGATCGGCGACACCGTCGTGATCCAGCGCGCCGGCGACGTGATTCCGCAAGTCGTCGACGTCGTCCTCGACAAGCGGCCGAAGACTGCAAGAGAGTTTCACCTCCCGAAGAAGTGTCCCTGCCCGCTGCACACCGACGTTGTGCGCGGGGAGACGGCGGCGGGCGAGGAGGAGTCGCGATCCCGTTGCACCGGCGAGTTCGCCTGCCCCTATCAGAAGATCGAGCACTTGAAACTGTTCGTGTCGCGTCGCGCCTTCGACATTGATGGTCTCGGCGAGAAGCAGCTCCAGTATTTCTTCGACGAAGGATGGGTCAAGGAACCCGCCGAGATCTTCACGCTGGAGAAGCGCAATTCCAAGCTCAAGCTCGAGGAGATCGAGGGCTACGGCGCGACTTCGGTGCGCAACCTGTTCGGCGCCATCGAGAGCCGGCGCAAAATCGCGCTGGAGCGCTTCGTCTACGCGCTCGGCATGCGTCATGTCGGCGAGACCACGGCGCTGGCGCTGGCACGCGGCTACGGCTCGTGGGACGCCTTCCACGACGCCTGCCTGAAGGTCGCTCACGGTGACGAGGAGGCGATGGCGGACATGGACGCGCTCGACCAGATCGGTGACACCGTGATCAAGAGCATCGCCGACTATTTCGGCGAGAGCCACAATCGCGGCATTGTCGAGCGGTTGACCAGCGAAATCGAGATCATCGACGCCGAGAAGCCGAAGAGCAACTCGGCCGTTGCCGGCAAGACCGTGGTGTTCACGGGATCGCTGGAGAAGATGACGCGCGACGAGGCCAAGGCGACGGCTGAGCGGTTAGGGGCCAAGGTATCCGGCTCGGTCTCGAAGAAGACCGATCTCGTCGTCGCCGGCCCGGGCGCGGGCTCGAAGCTCGCCGAGGCCAACAAGCACGGCGTCCAGGTGCTGACCGAGGACGAGTGGCTGAAGCTGATCGGGGAGTGA